The Chitinophaga pinensis DSM 2588 region ATTACAATATTTTTGTTGTTAATTTTTTGCTTTGTTTACAACACAAAATTGCATCATATCAGCCCCTTGTTCCATTGACTTATATTCGTTAATTTCGTTGATAAATGTCAATGAAACGACCCCGCTGATCTTCTCATATAACTATACTCAGAAGGTACTTATCTTACCATAATGCTGCCTTTTCAACGTAGCATTAACGAAAGATGAGTATAGTGTGACGATAGTAGAAGGCTTATTAAAGGTGTATACAGGCGTACTATCTGAACAGCGACAACATATATCAGCTATAACCATATCAATGGATGCCTGATAGGTAAATTTCTCACTACTTCTGCATTGGAAGGCTGGTGATCCAGCTTCTTCCAGGTATCCAACCAGGTTTGCTGCTGCCAGGTATTTGCTCCAAATACCAGAAATGGATGTGCTACCGGCCATTCCTCCCAATACATTACATCGGGCTTTTTAGGCCATTTACGCTTGTCTGCCACATAGGGATACAAATACTCGATTCCCTTATGGATCGTCCTGCCATCAGGCAGCTGATATGTCCAGAGGGAATGCTCTTCATCCGAGAGGATCTGGCAGATGGTGACCATGGCGTCCAGGTTAAACAGCGAATACCCATAAGGTTTCGTTCTGGCCAGTTCCAGCGGGAAACTGCCATCCGCAGCCATCTGATTAGGTAAAAGGACTTCCTGGTACCTTTTCCGGCAGAACTGTAATAAGGTGGTATCTCCGGTAAAACGGGCAAAACTGGCCACCTGCATTACCCAGCAGGTACCATGGTTATTCTTTGCATTCATTTCATCCTTTGCATAGGGATGGCTGGTCAGCCATTGCAGATAATCCACAAACCAACGCCTGATATCCGCCAGTAAGGTCTTATCGAAAACAGTGGCTTCCTGCATCACCAATACTCCCTGCGCCACTTCCATCAGGTGAATCGTATCAATGATACCAATCCCCCTGCCGGTAAAACGCCCTTTAATAGCCTGTGCATATAACAGGTTAGGATGCATAAGCGTCGCTGTATCAGTAAACCAGGCTTTCAGGTGTACCTGTGCGGCGATGACATATCGTTGGTCGCCGGTAATACGGTAAGCGGAAGCCAGAGCGCCGATAATACGGCTGAACCGTATCATGGCCAGCCGGTGTGCAACAAAATTATCCGGGTTGGTCATACCGTCTCTTTGTACATAGGGGCTGTCCGGCTGACCAGCGACCGGCCACCAGTAATCACCTTCTGAATAAAAGTCGTGTTTACCACCGGCGCTGCGTACACAGCTTTGTGCTGTTACCGTTTCCGGGACTTGTTGTAAAGCCCAGGCAGCTTCTCTCAATACCTGCTTACGCAATATTGCAATAATGGATTTATCAGGCGGAGATGGTATAAATGCACCGCAGCAGAGGAGTAGCAGTAATAGGATTAAGTTTTTCATGGGTTATTAACGTGAACTGATCACATAATACAAAACTCGGCTGATATTTCCCTAACTTGCCCGGATGATGAACAAACTCCCGCTTATCCTGCTGGCTGCATTGCTCAGCGCCTGTGCCCAGTCATCGCTTCAACCTGTTATGGTAGCAAAAAAGATCTTCCAGGTGAATGCAGATGAAAAATTCATCAACGCCCACAGTACCGGTGATTATCGTGGTAGCCCAAGCGGACGTGATCTTCCTGCCGATATGCAGCGATCCTTTCTGCTCTTACAGCAACGTGGTGAAAATAGTGCCGTAGCGCTCAACCTCCGGCAAGGCAATCTTATCATCGATAAGTATCTCTTTTTCACAAAAGACAGCGGCAGCTGGAAGCTGTCGGGTATTGGTACGCCAACACTGGCACAGCTCCATGTAAGGAAACTACGGGCTATGCAGGCATTATCAGAAGCAGCCATTGACAGTACACTACGGGAAGCGCAACAGTATACCGATCCGGAATATAAAACCAGGGAAGAGTTTGATTTTATTGTTAATAGTCTGCAGTTGAAATTAGCACCTGACGACACCCTGATCGCACATTTCAATAAATATCGCCCTGCATTTGACAATCTGCTGGTAGCAGCCAGACAGGCGCTCCAGCAACCACACGATGAATACAATTCATTGGTCAATACAAAAACACCGGCATACCGTCCTTTACTGATCAGTAATATCACCACAGGAGGTTTCCTCCCGGCACAATGTATCGACTTTCATATTCTTTATGACCAGGTAGGTTATCTGTATACACCAGATGAAAAATATCTGCCTGAACTACGACCTGATAAAGTGATGATGGTAAGAAAATTAGGCAGGGGGTGGTATCTGTATAAAGTAGCGATCTATCTGTAATCAAAACTTCAGAGAGCTGGCGCAAAGCCAGCTCTTATTATTTAAACAAGTAAATAAGCCCCCTTCATAAAGATGACATTTTATTAATATTCTCATAACATACACTCACAAACCCTTTTATATTTTTGCTCCCGCCCATTTCACCTTATAGCATCATTGTACAACCTTATAAGGTATGCGAATTGCTTAACGCTGTAAAAAAATCCATACAGCACTTAAGCATTTTAACGGCAGTTGAAATGCGGAGAAAATAAGTATCCTTGACCCGGTATTGCAGCAGAAAGACAGTTATTCACCATCCACGTTTTTCCTTAAAAACCTATAATAAATGAAAAAAACAACCCTCTTCCTGTTAAGCTGCTGTAGCTTATTACTGTTAACACAATGTCAGAAAGCTGACGAAGAAATGGCGCCAAAAATGAAGAACGAAACGGAAGTAGCTGCTGTCGCAGCTGCCACTCCATGCGCCTGTTCTGAAAGTTCCACGAAGGTAAGCGGCACCTCCGCTCAGGCATGGGCAACACAGTTTGCACCATTGATCAAATTTGACCGTGCATCACCGGATTATCCGACTACGGTAGAAAACATTTTCGCCAGTTCTGATCCTTCTTCCGCTGCATGTGGCGGTAAGCTGGTACTGGTAGAAAGAACAGTTCCGCGATCAAAAGATTTTCCTACCTATTTCGATGTACAGGTACACCCAAGCGATGCAGACAGGATCTTCATCGACTACTGGTGGGCGTACAAACGCCAGGAAAACTGTTTCTCCAATCTCGGTGGACATGATTATGACCTGGAGCACGTTGTTATCCAGTTCAGACAGTCTACACAACGTATCATTTCCGTTACATACTTCCAGCATGGCGGTTACTACACCAAAGACTACAGAAGTAAAGCAGCTGGTACAAGGGTACAGGCATGGGTAGGTAAATTTGCACATGGTATGTACCACTTCGGCAGCTCTGTCACCTTACCAGGTTACGAATGTGCTTACTGGGGTGATTACAGAAACCCGAATGGTACACAGGATGAAGTGCTGACCGGCAACAGACTGGTACAAATGAGCTGTAGCGCATTCGAGTTTAACTTCAGCGGTAACTGGGGTGATCCAGGTAAAGGACCATTGTTCCGCGACAGATCTTACTGGAACTTCCCGGCTTGTTCTGGTACCGATGGTCCGTTCGGACAGGATGGTTGCAGCGCCTGTGACTTCGGTAATACCAAACAGATTGGCACTATTTAATCAATTAAGAATTAGGAATTAAGAATTAAGAATTTGCTGCAAATGTCAGTCTCGGGAATTATTGAATCTTATTGGTTATTGCGCTTATCCTTGTTCTACATACAAAAGCGGTTGTTTCGTAATGAGACAACCGCTTTTGTATGGATATTTACTATGCTGATACCATTAGCAATATTTCTTGCTAATTCTTAATTCTTAATTCTTAATTCTTAATTCTTAATTTCTCCCTACTGCCTCCATACCATCGGGAACTGCGATACACGCAGTTTGGTACAACCGTATGGAATAAGTGTAATTTCTTCGGCCGGCATTGTCTCCAATCCCCACATCATAGAGAATGGAACAGGGCCCGTCATTTCATTGTAAAGACTCCATGAAGGGATACGCTTCGCTTTTGTACGGATCACTATCGGTGCATGTTCCTGATTCCATGGATAGCTGACCAGACTGTCCTTCTTTTCCACTGCATACCATAGTTGCAGCTGATCTTCCGGTACTTCCAGCAACGCGTAATTCCATGGTGTAGTGGGATGCACTTCATAATAAGCGTTACCAAATGCCACCGCTTCTTTCTCAACGGCCACTTTCTTAACAGATTCTCCCATCTTCAATGCATAAGTCACCGGACCACGTTCAACAGACACCGAGTTTTCATACCATCTGCTTTGTGAAATATGCATAGGAAGTATCAATTCTACGATGTCTCCCGATTTCCAGCTACGCTCTATTTTTACGATCTGATTACCTGGCGACTGCTGGAATACCTGCCCGTTTACCTTGATGGTAGCCTGTTTACACCAGGCAGGTACACGCAGATGAAACGGGAAGGAAACTGCACTTGTCTTCTTACTGGTAGAAAAAGTGAAACGAACGGATTCCCCGAATGGATAGGCTGTTTCTTCTTTAAAAGACACCGGTGTTTGTTCACCTACATAGGTAGTCACCGTACTTGGTGCATAAACTAATGCGGCAATGCCTTTGTCAGCCGTAGCGTACCAGAGGTTTTGTGTGAACTTCGGCCAACCCTGATGCATATTTGAAGTACAGCAGGGATAACCCGTCAGCAAACCATAGCAAACATCTGTGCCTGCATGATTCTGATCAAAGTTACGCACGTAACGGGTCGCCATTACCTGATTGGCCTGCTGAAAATACTGGCGGTCTATAAAGTTTTCAAAGACCTGTGCAGGTAAAGCGTTAAAGGCAATTTTCTCCAGGTGATCTGCATAGGCCACATCTCCGGTGATCTCCAGGATGCTTTCCAGGGAAAACATCATCTCTACCGCCGTACAAAGCTCTGAACCCTGTGTAGGATTGTTACCATGTAAGGCTTCATCACCACCATACAGACCATGCGCCATCCCGTTATAAAAACGCAGATCTTTGAAGCCCGTCTGCAAGGCATCCAAATATTTCTTCTCCGGATGTTGCTGATAATAGATACCCGGTTCTTTAATACCCTGTGCCAGATTAACACCGTGGATACTGAATGGTCTGCGCAACAGATCGCCATGCAGGAAGGCTTCGGTATAGTCGAAGGTCTGCTTATGCACCAGCTCTGCGAGATCCAGGAGGAATTTATCTCCGGTGATGTTGTACAACCAGTAAACGACCATCAGATTATCGCCACCACGGTACTTTCCCCAGAAAGACCAATGATCAAGCGGATGTTTCGGCAGTTCGTTCAGCTGATAGCGGAAATAGTTGGTCAGCAGGGTAATCACACGTTTGTCGCCTGTAGCCGAGTAATATTGCTTCAGCACTTTGAGCATGACCATCTTGGGCCACCAATCGCGACTATTATCGCGTTGCAGGCCCGGTTCTGCCGGATAATCGGTAGCAGGACCAAAGTAGCCGTCCGGTTGCTGACTCCTGATAGACCATTCAATCCAGGGCTTTACTTTGGCGATCAGCGCGGTGTCTTTAAGGATGTAAGCCAATGGTAATAAACCATCAATCCAGTAAGGACCACGTTCCCATTGGTCGCCATCACCACCCAGCCAGCCATTTCTGTGATTCATGACCAGGGGGTACAACTTATCAAGTTGTCCGGTAGCGCCGTTTTTCTGATTAACAAGCATTGTGCGCAGCCATCCCTGTGGTTCAATGGAACCAAGGGGCAGTTCGATGTAAGGTTTTTCCTGCAGTGGAGCACGATTAGCAATGTACTGTTGGACCTGTGTGGTATGCCTCCTCGTCTGACCTGTAACGACGCAGGAGAAGCCCATAACAAATAGTGGAATAATAGCAGTGATCTTCATATTACGTTCTTAGAAGATGAAAGATGGGCGGGTTATTCGCCAGGAAAGAACGAAAATATAATTTATTGGCAGTTTATTATAGCGATTTATGAATAGTACGAAATGTAAAAGGGGGCGTTCACCAGTTGATGAACGCCCCCCTTGCCTTATATCAGTAAGATCAGTTACTCGACAGTCACAGATACTGTGTTTACATTCTTCAGACCACTGATACCGTCACCCTGGTAGGCTACTTTGTAAGTACCAGGAGCGGAGATCTTATAACCTTTGGTCAGATCAATCTCTGCAGATACAGTTCCTTTTGCAGGCACTTTAATGAATGATTCTGCCGGAGGAGGCATGATTCTTTTTGCCATTACACCCTGGTACTGCGCAGACTCCCCTTTGCTGTCCTGGATCTCGAAGAAGGAATTCAGGAATTTCTCTTCGAATGGTGTGTGCCATTTACAGAACTCAGCTTCCTTATCGGAATTGTTGGTTACTGTAAATTTCACCATGATCGGAGCACCTGCTTTTACTTTTTCAGGGGCAGACATTACGGTTGTCAGGGCTGCTGCAGCACTGGTATCTGCTGCTGGTGTTTCCGCTACAGTAGCAGTCGTGTCAGGTGCTGCTTGTTGGGTAGTGTCATTCTCTGCACTTTGTGCGTTTTGGGACTGCTGGCAAGCAGTGAATGAGAAAATTGACAGACATGCTGCCATTGTGATAAGCTGGTTTCGCATTTAAAATGAATTATGGGCGAAAATTAAAGGAAATATTCGAATTATTCTTATCATGACACCTGGTTTATTGTTAAGACTTTATCAATATTGGAAGATTCTTACACCAGTATTGCCCATACAGGGAAACATTTTTGATGTATACATAACAATATCATGATAACGGGTAAGGCTACACAGATCTGGCTCATTTTTCAAAAGACGCCAGACTGATCACAGGCCGTCCGCCATCTACTTTAATATAGCATTATCCACCTTAAAAAAGATTTTTGTGAGTTCGAAATATAGTTTAACTTGACTATGCAACTGTGAACATGCGTTAATCGTGCAAACAACCTCAAAAGGACCTTTAATTAAATCTACTACAAGGCCGTCGCCGGAAATTACTTTTTTAGCTGCTAATCTTACACAACAAAGGATATAATACATCCTGGCAAATCAATGTGCTTGTAATGACCGGTATAACACCCGCCGGAATGTGTATGTCATGCTATCCTGTAAATCAAAATCGCTAAACACCTTAATTCCCCGAATGATGAAAAATCCAATTCAAAACACACCCGACCAACATGGGTTTATTCTGAACGGGACAGAGACATTATACGTTTGTCATCTGCCTATGTTCAATATGCCTAATCACATGTACCAGGTAACACTGGAAATAACTATTCCTGCGGATGCTCTCGCACAATACCTTGCAGACAGACAATCCAATCCTGGCAACTTCTATGTGTTAGGTAATCTGCAAACAGATCTCTTCACCATTCCTGATGTCATGTTGGGAAAGATTAAAAACTTTCAGGCAGATATTTTCAGAGGTATGCCGCAGGACCCTAATTCGGATACACCACTTATCCATAACGTGCAGACTACCATCACCCGCATCATATATGCACGTCATTTCGATTACAGCATACCTTATCCGGAAGAGATGACTTACATCATTTTCGGTAACGAGAAAGAAGCATTCCTCGATCACTATCTGACAAAAGAAGAAGACTTTCTCAATATTCTCTCACTCAGCGAGACGCCAGCATGGTTACCTGTAGATCAACTGGCTATTTCTGCGAATGCTGGCTTCATCGGTATGCCGGGTACACCAATGCCGGAAAATCCTCCTTTATCAGCCGGCACTTATAAAATTACTTTCCAGGGACAGGATCAGGTATACGAACTACAGGTCGGAGACAACATCTTCTTCGATACAGAAATTGTAAACGTACCGATGGAAGAACACGCCATGAAAGGATTCTACACTTATTAGTGTATACAGTTGCACGCATTTCCCCCACTTAAAATACCACTATCATGAAACAACCTTCTAATTCGAAGAAACTATTTGCACGTCAGCTGCAACAACAACAAAACGAGATTCTATCCAAACTACGCGTCAAAGGCACTGGTTCTGATGACCTGGCCGGCTGGTTCCTTGGCCCTAAAGCAGAAAACACGGAGTTATTACACCATTTGATCCAGCGTGCTATGGACAATCACTGTAATGACCGTAAAAACCTGTATCCTAATGACCCGGTGTATGTAACAGAAGAAATGAAACAGACACCTGAATATCAGGAAACAGTCAGGGTATTACAACATAAACTGGACGTGCTCCTGGAAGAATTAAAAGGCTCCGTACCTTTCTGGAGCTATCGCTGGCAGTCGCATATGAACTGGGATACCACCTTACCTAGTATGGTTGGTTACTTCGGCACGATGTTGTACAATCCGAATAACGTGGCAGCAGAAGCATCACCGGTAACAACGGTACTGGAGATGATCGTTGGGGATGAACTGTGTAAGATGCTTGGTTACAACATCACTGATAATAATCCGGCTATACCGAAAGCCTGGGGGCATATTACCTGTGATGGTTCTATTGCCAATAACGAGGCGATGTGGGCAGCCCGTAACCTGAAATATTATTCCATCAGTCTCGCCGCCGCTATCAAGGATACGCCTGAATTATCCCAGGCCGGTGCCCTGCAATTAACACTGGCCAATGGTACTATTACCACAATTGGCGCAGCCAGCAGCTGGGATCTGCTGAATCTTTCCGTGGATGAAGTATTAAGTATTCCCGACAGACTACAATCTGAGTTCAATATCAATCTCGATCTGCTCACACAGATACTGAACAACTACAGTATACAGAACATCGGATTTGATGGTATCAATAAATTCCTGGATAGTGGCATTCAGTCACCATCTATGATGGCAGCTTCTACCTGTCACTATTCCTGGCCTAAATCAGCGGCGGTACTGGGTCTGGGGGCTAATAACCTGATCAAGGTATATGTAGATGAAAATGCGCGGCTGCATATTGGTCGACTGAGAGAAGAATTGCAAAAATCACTGGACAGGAAAAGTCCGGTACTGATGGTGGTAGCGGTAATCGGCAGCACAGAAGAAAGTGCAGTTGATCCGCTGAAAGACATCGTGGCTGTAAGAGAAGAGTTCAGACAAAAAGGACTGAACTTCGTCATACACGGCGATGCTGCATGGGGTGGATATTTCGCGTCTATACTGAGACAACCGGAACACGAGGTACTTTCCAAACGCGCATTATTGTATACGCCTACGCTCACCATGAATGACTATGTCACCGAGCAGTATGCGAATATTCAGGAGTGCGACTCTATTACGATCGATCCGCATAAAGCGGGATATATTCCTTATCCTGCCGGTGGGCTGTGTTATAAAAACGGCGCTATGCGTAACCTGGTAGCCTTTACGGCGCCGGTGGTATATCATGGGGGCATTGATCCTACAGTGGGCATCTACGGATTGGAAGGCTCCAAACCTGGCGCCGCTGCAGCTGCTGCTTATCTGAGTCACCAGGTGATTCCGCTGGACCAGAGTGGTTACGGACAGATACTTGGTAAATGCTTATTCAACAGTAAACGCCTGTACAGTGCCTTTATTACGATGGCAGAACCGGATGATCCGTTTATCATTGTACCATTCCAGCGTCTGCCGGCTGAAAAGCACGGGGAAGATCCGCAGAAAATAAAGGAACAATATGATTTCATCAAAAACGAGATCGTTCCAAAAACCAATGAGGAGATCATGTCCAATGCAGAAGCTGTAGAATTATTGCCGGAACTGGGCAGTGATCAGATCATCATTACCTACACCTTCAACTTCAAGGAAAATGGTGTATTAAACAAAGATGTCGACAAACTGAATGAGCTGAACCTGAACATCTTCCAGGCACTGAGTCTTTCTCCGGGAGAACATGACCATCCGTCTAAAACACCGATGTATGTCACACAGTCACAGTTTGACAATGACTCTTATGGTAAATCATTTGTGAACAGCTATAAGGAAAGACTGGGCATATCTACAG contains the following coding sequences:
- a CDS encoding beta-L-arabinofuranosidase domain-containing protein — its product is MKITAIIPLFVMGFSCVVTGQTRRHTTQVQQYIANRAPLQEKPYIELPLGSIEPQGWLRTMLVNQKNGATGQLDKLYPLVMNHRNGWLGGDGDQWERGPYWIDGLLPLAYILKDTALIAKVKPWIEWSIRSQQPDGYFGPATDYPAEPGLQRDNSRDWWPKMVMLKVLKQYYSATGDKRVITLLTNYFRYQLNELPKHPLDHWSFWGKYRGGDNLMVVYWLYNITGDKFLLDLAELVHKQTFDYTEAFLHGDLLRRPFSIHGVNLAQGIKEPGIYYQQHPEKKYLDALQTGFKDLRFYNGMAHGLYGGDEALHGNNPTQGSELCTAVEMMFSLESILEITGDVAYADHLEKIAFNALPAQVFENFIDRQYFQQANQVMATRYVRNFDQNHAGTDVCYGLLTGYPCCTSNMHQGWPKFTQNLWYATADKGIAALVYAPSTVTTYVGEQTPVSFKEETAYPFGESVRFTFSTSKKTSAVSFPFHLRVPAWCKQATIKVNGQVFQQSPGNQIVKIERSWKSGDIVELILPMHISQSRWYENSVSVERGPVTYALKMGESVKKVAVEKEAVAFGNAYYEVHPTTPWNYALLEVPEDQLQLWYAVEKKDSLVSYPWNQEHAPIVIRTKAKRIPSWSLYNEMTGPVPFSMMWGLETMPAEEITLIPYGCTKLRVSQFPMVWRQ
- a CDS encoding alginate lyase family protein, with amino-acid sequence MKNLILLLLLLCCGAFIPSPPDKSIIAILRKQVLREAAWALQQVPETVTAQSCVRSAGGKHDFYSEGDYWWPVAGQPDSPYVQRDGMTNPDNFVAHRLAMIRFSRIIGALASAYRITGDQRYVIAAQVHLKAWFTDTATLMHPNLLYAQAIKGRFTGRGIGIIDTIHLMEVAQGVLVMQEATVFDKTLLADIRRWFVDYLQWLTSHPYAKDEMNAKNNHGTCWVMQVASFARFTGDTTLLQFCRKRYQEVLLPNQMAADGSFPLELARTKPYGYSLFNLDAMVTICQILSDEEHSLWTYQLPDGRTIHKGIEYLYPYVADKRKWPKKPDVMYWEEWPVAHPFLVFGANTWQQQTWLDTWKKLDHQPSNAEVVRNLPIRHPLIWL
- a CDS encoding pyridoxal-dependent decarboxylase, which codes for MKQPSNSKKLFARQLQQQQNEILSKLRVKGTGSDDLAGWFLGPKAENTELLHHLIQRAMDNHCNDRKNLYPNDPVYVTEEMKQTPEYQETVRVLQHKLDVLLEELKGSVPFWSYRWQSHMNWDTTLPSMVGYFGTMLYNPNNVAAEASPVTTVLEMIVGDELCKMLGYNITDNNPAIPKAWGHITCDGSIANNEAMWAARNLKYYSISLAAAIKDTPELSQAGALQLTLANGTITTIGAASSWDLLNLSVDEVLSIPDRLQSEFNINLDLLTQILNNYSIQNIGFDGINKFLDSGIQSPSMMAASTCHYSWPKSAAVLGLGANNLIKVYVDENARLHIGRLREELQKSLDRKSPVLMVVAVIGSTEESAVDPLKDIVAVREEFRQKGLNFVIHGDAAWGGYFASILRQPEHEVLSKRALLYTPTLTMNDYVTEQYANIQECDSITIDPHKAGYIPYPAGGLCYKNGAMRNLVAFTAPVVYHGGIDPTVGIYGLEGSKPGAAAAAAYLSHQVIPLDQSGYGQILGKCLFNSKRLYSAFITMAEPDDPFIIVPFQRLPAEKHGEDPQKIKEQYDFIKNEIVPKTNEEIMSNAEAVELLPELGSDQIIITYTFNFKENGVLNKDVDKLNELNLNIFQALSLSPGEHDHPSKTPMYVTQSQFDNDSYGKSFVNSYKERLGISTDNDEPVNILISTTMNPWLTDTADGNFIPELVKALRQTVLEQVEKVVGAMELA